From Nitrosopumilus zosterae, the proteins below share one genomic window:
- a CDS encoding LLM class flavin-dependent oxidoreductase: MASKKLKFGIQNGLNVARAGYTEDQILTACMLADKTGYDSIFYMDHTNVPQWKNATVLDPWVMLSAIAAVTNNVELGTCVTDAIRRHPSNIALAAITLDRVSKGRAILGIGAGEAQNLKEFCIPFEKPVSKWEEQIEVIHTLYNSTPDNIVDYTGKYYQLEGACLQAPPIRKPRPPTYMASGGKRTLELTGKLGDGWLPIGYTPELFEDHKKQIESSMDKHNRTQEEKDNFQMALDIDVYFSEDAEESWAKMKEAVKVSLFKPEVLRVHGLKEIEGFDFVKYFTEYSMSDQSWIVKMREAATKIPDKVARSSTAVGTPEDIIPTFERFMEAGVNHFVIRFWGKNYFGSIDKFASHVMPALREKAKQ, encoded by the coding sequence TTGGCTTCAAAGAAACTCAAATTTGGCATTCAAAACGGATTAAATGTAGCACGAGCCGGATATACTGAGGACCAAATTTTAACGGCTTGTATGCTGGCTGATAAAACTGGATATGATTCGATTTTCTACATGGATCATACAAATGTTCCACAATGGAAAAACGCTACAGTACTCGATCCATGGGTCATGCTTTCTGCGATAGCTGCAGTAACAAATAATGTAGAATTGGGAACTTGTGTTACAGATGCAATTAGAAGACACCCATCAAATATTGCATTAGCTGCAATTACTCTTGATAGAGTTTCAAAAGGCCGAGCGATACTTGGAATCGGCGCAGGTGAGGCACAAAATCTAAAAGAATTCTGCATTCCGTTTGAAAAACCAGTTTCAAAATGGGAAGAGCAAATTGAGGTTATTCATACATTATACAATTCCACTCCCGACAATATTGTTGATTACACTGGAAAATATTACCAACTAGAAGGTGCATGCTTACAAGCCCCGCCAATTAGAAAACCACGTCCTCCAACTTATATGGCATCAGGTGGCAAGAGAACTTTAGAATTAACAGGAAAACTCGGAGATGGGTGGCTTCCAATTGGTTATACTCCTGAACTCTTTGAGGATCACAAAAAACAAATCGAATCATCCATGGATAAGCACAATCGCACTCAAGAAGAAAAAGACAACTTCCAAATGGCTTTAGATATTGATGTGTACTTTTCTGAGGATGCAGAAGAATCTTGGGCTAAAATGAAAGAAGCTGTAAAAGTTAGTTTATTCAAACCCGAAGTATTGCGAGTGCATGGATTAAAAGAAATTGAAGGATTTGATTTTGTTAAATACTTTACAGAATATTCCATGTCTGATCAAAGTTGGATTGTAAAGATGAGGGAGGCAGCTACAAAAATTCCTGACAAAGTTGCACGTTCTTCCACTGCAGTTGGAACCCCTGAAGATATCATTCCCACATTTGAGCGATTTATGGAGGCAGGTGTTAATCACTTTGTTATAAGATTCTGGGGTAAGAACTACTTTGGTTCTATAGATAAATTTGCAAGTCATGTTATGCCTGCACTTAGAGAAAAAGCCAAACAATAA
- a CDS encoding pyridoxamine 5'-phosphate oxidase family protein, translated as MQFVGILQIRSYDKVKEFLNEEHVGRLSSIDENGFPQIIPMNFVFLNDAIYMHSHVKGEKLENISRNNKVGFEADRELEFLPSYFEDPHNASLADTLYISVVIKGMGVFVSDREEKTLALNGLMKKYQPEGQYDPIESDMRVLDAVSIIKVVPQTIHGKYKIGQHLNPKDRMELAKNILKKNSPTSKKTLKIMGFEETSDGLRMIDEPVW; from the coding sequence GTGCAATTTGTTGGAATTCTTCAAATAAGATCATATGACAAGGTAAAAGAATTTCTAAATGAGGAGCATGTAGGACGTCTATCCAGCATAGATGAAAATGGGTTTCCTCAAATTATTCCAATGAATTTTGTTTTTCTTAATGACGCGATTTACATGCATTCACATGTAAAAGGAGAAAAATTGGAAAATATATCTAGGAATAACAAAGTTGGTTTTGAGGCAGACAGGGAGCTAGAGTTTCTGCCGTCTTATTTTGAGGATCCTCATAATGCATCTCTTGCAGACACTTTGTACATTAGTGTTGTAATTAAGGGAATGGGAGTTTTTGTTTCTGACAGAGAAGAAAAAACGCTTGCACTCAATGGACTGATGAAAAAATATCAGCCTGAAGGACAGTATGATCCAATTGAATCTGATATGAGGGTCTTAGATGCTGTAAGCATTATCAAAGTTGTCCCTCAAACAATTCATGGCAAATATAAGATTGGGCAACATTTGAATCCAAAAGATAGAATGGAACTTGCAAAAAATATTTTGAAAAAAAATTCTCCGACATCTAAAAAGACTCTAAAAATCATGGGTTTTGAAGAGACATCTGATGGTTTAAGAATGATTGATGAACCTGTTTGGTAA